From the Hordeum vulgare subsp. vulgare chromosome 1H, MorexV3_pseudomolecules_assembly, whole genome shotgun sequence genome, the window cgacgtgggcggataccaaaacaatCAGACTATATAgcaacaaacaataataaaagtaagaaatttatacaagtatctatttaaatcatacaagtaagaattttttttcttttagaaagaagataagaacaagaggctcaccaaggtggtgccagcgacgagatcggcgcgggcgatcgatgacgatgaggacggagacgggacggcaccctacacatgtgcagactctaagaagttaatttgagctcaaattgtgcatctaaatcaaaagaactcccacacacactcctacactaaaactcacaaaccactctacttttagagcatttgaaatggttTAAATTAGAAgcgagagatgaaaggatgaagtagctaatcttttaaaacacttgtgtagttggtgcaccgccaaacctagataaatcttgaggaaattggagcttggagaggaaaaagcttaagtttggctcggacatttcatcgaacgcctcatgtgcatgcatagaacgATGGCAAGAGAAGGGCACGCACACCTCTCACAcggccaaaaaacagaggagaggatggaggggcgagggtatatataggcatctctttggtcccggttggtggccagaACCAGGACAGAAGAGTAACCTTTCGTCCCGGCTCCAGCCACCAACCGGGAGTAAAGGTCCTGCCCCAGGAGCGACGACcactggtcccggttcgtgtctggaaccagTTAGATGTACCGGGACCCTAGCCCGGCCGGCGCCCTACCCTCACGAATTGGGACTAATGCTCCCATTAATCCCGGTTCGTAACAGAACTAGGATTAAAGCCCTTTCATCGGCTGGACCAAAGccttattttctactagtgagatgGACAATCGGAGCGAGTCAACAAATGCTCGGAGACCTACTTGTGGTGCTTCGTTCATGCTTGCCCCTCCAAGTGGTCACAATGGCTTGCCCTGGTGGAGTTCTCATACAATACCTCGCCTGACTCAGCGCTGGGCACCACCCCCTTTGAGGCTCTGTACGGACATGCGCCATGACACTTTGGCATCACCGACCCGCTGTCCTGTGCCGCACCAGGTCTGGAGGATTGGCTGCAAGACCGGGCACAAATGGATGACTTCTTCGGGCTCGACAACAAATGAAAGAGTCAGCTGATAAGACCAGATCCGAGCGCGTGTTCGCGATGGACGACTGGGTGTTTCTGAAGATACAGCCATACATTCATCGATCCTTGACCACAAGAGCTAACCAAAAACTCTACTTCAGGTATTATGGTCCCTTTCAGGTGGTGCAACGAGTCGGTCAGGTGGCGTACAAGCTCCAACTTCCAGCCTCGTGCACCATCCATCCGGTCTTTCACGTGTTGTAAGTGCGCCGAACTCTGTCACCAACTGAACATGCACTCGGAGAACTCCCTTCGAAAGCAGCGACCAGTCCTGAACCAGTGCAGATTATCGACACTCGTCTTCATCGCCGGGGGACAATTCAGGTACCACCGGTGCTCATTCGCTGGACTGGCCAACCGGCGTGAGTGGCAACTTGGGAGGACTTGGCCGAGCTCCATCATCACTACCCAACAGCTCCAGCTTGGAGACAAGCTGTTTCTCAAGATGAGGGAAATGTTACGGCCCATTCTACTTCCCCACCAACGGCCCAACATGGTGTTCAAGGCCGCGAGAAGACGGAGAGGGTCCGCAAGCCCAACTCGCGCTACGCGGCCCCAAACTAGCAGACCTGGTTAATTGGGAGCGCAGCAAAGAAGAGGCAGGCGGGAAGTAGacaccggcggcggcggctctcATCCCGTTCCCCCTTCCTCTTGTATCCCATGCATGAACCCTAGATCGAGTTCTTCAATTCCTTTGTAATCGTACCTTGTTACCTAGTGGGATCGTAACAATTTTGATGAGCCATGTAGGATGCCTGAAAGAGTTCAGACCCGTAGGTCCAGACATTTGCGGTGAATAGATGATCCGCGTGGAACattcgcaaagtaaagaagggtcCCCTTTGCTTAAGCAATCAGCTGTGTTATCATCAGGCTTGTCGTGAGGTGATATTCTCGGATACGACTATGCATGATCGTGAGGCTTAACCTCGCGGTCCTCGCCAATCAGTGTGACACAATGTTTGTTCGTTTGCTTATGGACAAGAGTACGCGTGATTGCAACTCTCGTCCAAAATTAATAGCAAGCCAGCGTGATCAGCGTCCTCCATATATAAGCATCAGAACACTGCTTATATATACGTCCATCTCACGGCGGCTTCTCGATCTTAATCATCTCGGGCCAAAAGAGGAAGCAGCCTGCAAAATCGAGACATCAGCTGAGACGTTGTTAGAGAAAGAAATGAAGACGGGCGTGATCGTCTTGTCCGTCGTGGTAGCGTTGTTTGGGGTGGCCAGTGCTGTGTTGGGGTTCATCGCCGAGGGCACCAAGCTCGCGGTAAGTACACTAGTAGTCTGGTAATCTAGTGCTGTAGTAAACTAGTAATATGATCGATCTGAGGAAAACTAAAATGCGCGCTCGCGATGCTGATGACTCGCAGCCGGGTGACATCAAGATATCCAGGAACGAGTGCGTGTACCCTGACAACCCGGCATACGCACTGGGGTTAGTGGCGGCCCTCCTGTTGCTGGTGGCGCAGATCACCGCCTCGGCCGTCGGCGGTTGTTGCGGCTGCTGCAAGCCTCGGGGCGCCGGCTTTTCCGGGTCGAAGCGTTCAAGGTCCAAGAGGATCATTGGCGTTGGCGTCGTCCTCTGCCTCGGCTCATGGTGAGCTCCCGTGTTCATACTCATAGACATAGTCCATGCATGATACGTACATGTGTGGCACAGTGGCAGGCATGTCGATCGATCGAGGTGACGACGATCAATTCAACGGGCGATGAATAGGCTGTGTATGTGCATGTGCAGGATAGTAGCGTTGATCGCGGAGTGGTTCTTCTTGCGAGGTGCGTTTTGGAACGCCCCCATGGCGCGCGGAACTGCACAGGGCCGGGGATGCTACTACCTCAAGGACGGCGTCTTCAGGATGGGGGCCATTGTGAGCATCGTCGCCACCGTGCTCGCGATCATATCTTACATCATGCTTTGCGCGGCGGCAGGAGGTGCtagtactaccaccactaccctgGGAATGGGGGCTGTGGCGGGGCCGTCGTCAGCAGGCAATACCAAGCCCGACGGGATCGCGGTCGGCCAGCCTGCTGCCTCTCAACAACACGCACAAGCTGTCTAGAGGGGAGCTGTACTCTTTGCTTCTACCGTCTCCGCCACGATGTACTCTTGCTTTAGTGTTGCTTCCGTCACAGATTCGTCTTATTTCTGTTCCAGATAGTTTTTATTGTGCAAGTTTGCGTGTTTGAGCTTTTCAGACTGTAATGAGCGCTACCAGCACCATCATCATATTAATTTACTCATGTTGGCTATACGTCCGTcgtcta encodes:
- the LOC123401104 gene encoding uncharacterized protein LOC123401104 — its product is MKTGVIVLSVVVALFGVASAVLGFIAEGTKLAPGDIKISRNECVYPDNPAYALGLVAALLLLVAQITASAVGGCCGCCKPRGAGFSGSKRSRSKRIIGVGVVLCLGSWIVALIAEWFFLRGAFWNAPMARGTAQGRGCYYLKDGVFRMGAIVSIVATVLAIISYIMLCAAAGGASTTTTTLGMGAVAGPSSAGNTKPDGIAVGQPAASQQHAQACLKATGRAPPSHPPAPFSPALLPRRRQKAWPGNAWLASAAAGPFSSSLGGAAAGRHPCAKPACRRGALRGRWRSEPLRQRGAGGQVA